A genomic segment from Janthinobacterium sp. 64 encodes:
- a CDS encoding TetR/AcrR family transcriptional regulator, whose product MRYPAEETAEKHQRILTQAARLFREKGYDGVSVGQIMQATGLTHGPFYNHFASKEALMAESTLHGSEHSRAALDAATLSPEAMRQYVRDYVSAAHRDAPGDGCLLAALAGDARKQPAVRPAFTFHLKSIIGKLTTHFPWQKKRNPRQDAIVMLSAMVGAVALARAVDDDAFSDEILKAVNTAFTT is encoded by the coding sequence ATGCGTTATCCCGCCGAAGAAACCGCCGAAAAGCACCAGCGCATCCTGACGCAGGCGGCGCGGCTGTTCCGTGAAAAAGGTTACGACGGCGTCAGCGTGGGGCAGATCATGCAGGCGACGGGACTCACGCATGGCCCCTTCTACAACCACTTCGCCTCGAAGGAAGCGCTGATGGCGGAAAGCACCCTGCACGGCTCGGAACACTCGCGCGCGGCGCTCGATGCGGCAACCCTCAGCCCGGAAGCGATGCGCCAGTATGTGCGCGATTACGTGAGCGCGGCCCACCGCGATGCACCAGGCGATGGCTGCCTGCTGGCGGCCCTGGCCGGCGACGCGCGCAAGCAGCCGGCCGTGCGCCCCGCCTTTACCTTCCACCTGAAATCCATCATCGGCAAGCTGACGACGCATTTTCCGTGGCAAAAAAAGCGCAACCCACGGCAGGACGCCATCGTCATGCTGTCGGCCATGGTGGGCGCCGTGGCGCTGGCGCGCGCCGTCGATGATGACGCGTTTTCGGATGAGATCCTGAAAGCCGTAAACACGGCTTTTACGACGTAG
- the glpK gene encoding glycerol kinase GlpK, whose protein sequence is MQDQYILALDQGTTSSRAVLFDRAGNIVSVAQKEFPQIYPQPGWVEHDPQDIWSTQAGVAAEAVTHAGLNGASIAAIGITNQRETTIVWDRETGRPVYNAIVWQDRRTADFCDELKGRGLEAIVREKTGLPIDSYFSATKIRWILDNVPGARERANQGKLAFGTVDSWLVWNLSQQGLHVTDVTNASRTMLFNIHTLKWDDELLAMMDIPRSMLPEVHPSSAVYGATKTTLFATAVPLAGIAGDQHAALFGQMCTKPGMVKNTYGTGCFLVMNTGDKPIESKNNLVTTIAWQIGEQVSYALEGSIFIGGAVVQWLRDGLGIIKSAAEIEALARSVPHGDGVYLVPAFAGLGAPHWNPRARGTLFGVTRGTTSAHIARAALDSIAYQSLDVLKAMEADLGSKITELRVDGGAVANDLLMQFQSDLLGVDVVRPQITETTALGAAYLAGLAVGYWKDVGDIQDQWKLDRRFTPELDANTVKTHIQGWQRAVNASKAWADAV, encoded by the coding sequence ATGCAGGACCAATACATTCTTGCGCTCGATCAGGGAACGACAAGCTCACGCGCAGTGTTGTTTGATCGGGCCGGCAACATCGTCTCGGTGGCACAAAAGGAATTCCCGCAAATCTATCCGCAGCCCGGTTGGGTCGAACATGACCCGCAGGATATCTGGTCGACGCAGGCCGGCGTCGCCGCCGAAGCCGTCACGCACGCGGGACTGAACGGCGCATCGATCGCCGCCATCGGCATCACCAACCAGCGCGAAACGACCATCGTCTGGGACCGCGAGACGGGCCGCCCCGTGTACAACGCCATCGTCTGGCAAGACCGCCGCACGGCCGATTTCTGCGATGAATTGAAAGGCCGCGGCCTCGAAGCCATCGTGCGCGAAAAAACCGGCTTGCCGATCGATTCGTATTTCTCCGCAACCAAGATCCGCTGGATACTCGACAATGTTCCAGGGGCGCGCGAACGCGCCAACCAGGGCAAGCTCGCCTTCGGCACTGTCGACAGCTGGCTGGTCTGGAATCTCTCGCAGCAGGGATTGCACGTCACCGATGTCACCAACGCCTCGCGCACCATGCTGTTCAACATCCACACGCTGAAATGGGACGACGAGTTGCTGGCCATGATGGATATCCCGCGCAGCATGCTGCCGGAAGTGCATCCTTCTTCCGCCGTCTACGGCGCCACCAAAACCACCTTGTTCGCCACCGCCGTGCCGCTGGCCGGCATCGCCGGCGACCAGCACGCGGCGCTGTTCGGCCAGATGTGCACCAAGCCAGGCATGGTCAAGAATACCTACGGCACAGGTTGCTTCCTGGTGATGAACACGGGAGACAAACCGATTGAATCGAAGAACAATCTCGTCACCACGATCGCGTGGCAGATCGGCGAGCAAGTCAGCTACGCGCTCGAAGGCAGCATTTTCATCGGCGGCGCGGTGGTGCAATGGCTGCGCGACGGGCTGGGCATCATCAAGAGCGCCGCTGAAATCGAGGCGCTGGCGCGCTCGGTGCCGCATGGCGACGGCGTCTATCTGGTGCCGGCCTTCGCCGGACTCGGCGCACCGCATTGGAATCCGCGTGCCCGCGGCACGCTGTTCGGCGTGACGCGCGGCACCACCTCGGCCCACATCGCGCGCGCCGCGCTCGACAGCATCGCCTACCAGTCGCTGGACGTCTTGAAGGCCATGGAAGCCGACTTGGGCAGCAAGATCACCGAATTGCGGGTCGACGGCGGCGCGGTGGCCAACGATTTGTTGATGCAATTCCAGTCGGACCTGCTCGGCGTGGACGTGGTGCGCCCGCAAATCACCGAAACGACGGCCCTGGGCGCGGCGTATCTGGCCGGCCTGGCGGTCGGCTACTGGAAGGATGTCGGCGACATACAGGACCAATGGAAACTGGACCGCCGTTTCACGCCGGAGCTCGACGCGAACACAGTCAAAACCCACATACAGGGATGGCAGCGTGCGGTCAACGCCAGCAAAGCCTGGGCCGATGCGGTCTGA
- a CDS encoding carbohydrate kinase family protein: MSSYDILVVGGAGIDTIVRVPDLRLPVADSLHVPPIRDYVAHTGNGVALGCHALGLRCKFIDFIGDDAQGAAILQRYKEAKLDFSHIVEPSGTRRSVNLVDPQGRRMSLYDGRHPEDLRMPAAFYLPYLGPARHAHFSIMGWVAELFDDALVCGTTVSTDLHDWDGVNPHHRTFALRADLVFLSTAALDERRDDVMRAIISQGRAQAVIAMAGADGAYVLERASGEVRHYPTAGLTLPVVDTNGAGDSFVAAFLHAWLGGAGIDAAMRRGAIGGAFACAQHGTHERFIGQAELHDLYQDSTSL, translated from the coding sequence ATGAGCAGCTATGACATTTTAGTGGTCGGCGGCGCCGGCATCGACACAATAGTGCGCGTCCCCGACCTGCGACTGCCCGTCGCCGATTCGCTGCACGTGCCGCCCATCCGCGACTACGTGGCGCACACGGGCAATGGCGTGGCGCTCGGTTGCCACGCGCTGGGCTTGCGCTGCAAGTTCATCGATTTCATCGGCGACGATGCGCAAGGCGCGGCCATCCTGCAGCGCTACAAGGAAGCCAAACTCGATTTCTCGCACATCGTCGAACCCTCGGGCACGCGGCGCAGCGTCAACCTGGTCGACCCGCAGGGACGCCGGATGTCGCTGTACGACGGCCGCCACCCGGAAGACCTGCGCATGCCGGCCGCCTTTTATCTGCCCTACCTGGGACCGGCGCGCCACGCGCACTTTTCCATCATGGGCTGGGTGGCCGAACTGTTTGACGATGCGCTGGTGTGCGGCACCACGGTGTCGACCGATCTGCACGACTGGGACGGCGTCAACCCGCACCACAGGACATTCGCGCTGCGCGCCGACCTGGTCTTTCTCAGTACGGCCGCGCTGGACGAGCGTCGCGACGACGTCATGCGCGCCATCATCTCGCAAGGCCGCGCGCAGGCAGTGATCGCCATGGCCGGCGCCGACGGCGCCTACGTGCTGGAACGCGCCAGCGGCGAAGTGCGGCACTACCCGACGGCAGGCTTGACGCTGCCCGTGGTGGACACGAATGGCGCGGGCGACTCGTTCGTGGCCGCCTTTTTGCACGCCTGGCTCGGCGGCGCGGGCATCGACGCCGCCATGCGCCGCGGCGCCATCGGCGGCGCATTCGCCTGCGCCCAGCATGGCACGCATGAACGGTTTATCGGCCAAGCAGAGCTGCATGACTTATATCAAGACAGCACTAGCTTATGA
- a CDS encoding O-acetylhomoserine aminocarboxypropyltransferase/cysteine synthase family protein, translating to MRIETLAVHAGYTPDPTTKAAAVPIYQTVAYAFDNAQHGADLFDLKVAGNIYTRIMNPTQDVLEKRVAALEGGVAALAVASGMAAITYAIQTIAEAGDNFISASQLYGGTYNLFAHTLPQIGIEVRFADARQPETFAALIDARTKAIFCESIGNPLGNVTDVAKLAEIAHAHGIPLIVDNTVPSPYLFRPIEHGADIVVHSLTKYLGGHGTTVGGAIVDSGKFPWAEHKERFKRLNEPDVSYHGVVYTEAFGPAAFIGRARVVPLRNMGAAISPLSAFQLIQGIETLALRMDRICDNTLALAKHLKQHPKVAWVNYAGLEDHPDHALVKKYMNGRASGILSFGLKLADAEDPRAAGARVLDALQLFTRLVNIGDAKSLATHPASTTHRQLNPEELAKAGVSEDMLRLSVGIEHIDDLREDLEQALNAA from the coding sequence ATGAGAATCGAAACCCTGGCCGTGCACGCCGGCTACACCCCCGACCCGACCACCAAGGCCGCCGCCGTCCCCATTTACCAGACGGTGGCCTACGCCTTCGACAATGCCCAGCATGGCGCCGACCTGTTCGACCTCAAGGTGGCCGGCAATATCTACACGCGCATCATGAACCCCACGCAGGACGTGCTGGAAAAGCGCGTCGCGGCGCTCGAAGGCGGCGTGGCCGCACTGGCCGTCGCCTCGGGCATGGCGGCCATTACCTACGCGATCCAGACGATTGCCGAAGCGGGCGACAATTTCATCTCCGCCAGCCAGCTGTATGGCGGCACCTACAACCTGTTTGCCCACACCCTGCCGCAGATCGGCATCGAAGTGCGCTTCGCCGACGCGCGCCAGCCCGAGACCTTCGCCGCGTTGATCGACGCGCGCACCAAGGCCATCTTCTGCGAATCGATCGGCAACCCGCTGGGCAATGTCACCGATGTAGCGAAACTGGCCGAAATCGCGCACGCGCACGGCATCCCGCTGATCGTCGATAACACGGTGCCCAGCCCCTATCTGTTCCGCCCCATCGAGCATGGCGCCGACATCGTCGTGCACTCGCTGACCAAATACCTGGGCGGCCACGGCACCACCGTGGGCGGCGCCATCGTCGACAGCGGCAAGTTCCCCTGGGCCGAGCACAAGGAACGCTTCAAGCGCCTGAACGAGCCGGACGTGTCGTATCACGGCGTCGTCTACACGGAAGCGTTCGGCCCCGCTGCCTTCATCGGCCGCGCGCGCGTCGTCCCGCTGCGCAACATGGGCGCGGCCATCTCGCCACTCTCCGCCTTCCAGCTGATCCAGGGCATCGAGACACTGGCCTTGCGCATGGACCGCATCTGCGACAACACGCTGGCCCTGGCCAAGCACCTGAAACAGCATCCGAAAGTCGCGTGGGTCAATTACGCGGGCCTGGAAGACCACCCGGACCACGCGCTGGTGAAAAAATACATGAACGGCCGCGCCTCGGGCATTCTGTCCTTCGGCCTGAAGCTGGCCGACGCAGAAGATCCGCGCGCTGCCGGCGCCCGCGTGCTCGACGCCCTGCAGCTGTTTACGCGCCTGGTCAACATCGGTGACGCCAAGTCGCTGGCCACGCACCCGGCGTCCACCACGCACCGCCAGCTCAATCCCGAGGAACTGGCCAAGGCCGGCGTGTCCGAAGACATGCTGCGCCTGTCCGTCGGCATCGAGCATATCGATGACTTGCGCGAAGACCTGGAACAGGCCTTGAACGCCGCCTGA
- a CDS encoding AMP-binding protein: MTLAGKPDVNLPGGAWESDRDYCPTLTPAGARMLEKLRGHPCAPVYRNRSGNKLQAAEVAALHAYEREVMDAVVAWSAAAPPSWLPDFLKVTYATVPYYRACGSPPARLADVAPISRAELAHDIAAFVPDDADLARMINFQTTGTTGHPLLIASHPLVAGRYLAFHKRALRRFGVTLRHGAGQVGVMLLGHQRRCFTYVSVTPTMDESGLAKINLHPDDWRQAEDRARYLDAMAPELIAGDPISFAELLTLPMTHKPAALMSVSMMLLPGMRARLEQRFGCPVLDIYSLNEVGPVAVYDEQAGGHVLLQHRLYVEILDSAGQPVPDGARGEITVTGGFNFCLPLVRYRTGDYASLAHGPHGPVLVGLAGRSPLRYRTVNGEWINNIDITHALKPLAIALFGVHQHGDGSVALRLAPGAMPQADRARALLAPFFGAIAVETLLAEDKIIQYTSDLQEAAV; encoded by the coding sequence CGTGGGAATCGGACCGCGACTACTGTCCCACCCTGACACCGGCGGGCGCGCGCATGCTGGAAAAACTGCGCGGCCATCCTTGCGCCCCCGTCTATCGCAACCGCAGCGGCAACAAGCTGCAGGCGGCGGAAGTGGCGGCCTTGCACGCCTATGAGCGGGAAGTCATGGACGCGGTAGTCGCCTGGAGCGCGGCTGCGCCGCCATCCTGGCTGCCCGATTTTCTCAAGGTGACTTATGCCACGGTGCCGTACTACCGCGCCTGCGGTTCGCCCCCGGCGCGCCTGGCGGACGTGGCGCCCATCAGCCGCGCCGAGCTGGCGCACGATATCGCCGCCTTTGTGCCCGACGATGCGGATCTGGCGCGCATGATCAATTTCCAGACCACGGGCACCACGGGCCACCCGCTGCTGATCGCCTCGCACCCGCTGGTGGCGGGCCGTTACCTGGCCTTCCACAAGCGCGCGCTGCGCCGCTTCGGCGTGACCCTGCGCCATGGCGCGGGCCAGGTGGGCGTCATGCTGCTGGGGCACCAGCGCCGCTGCTTCACCTATGTCTCCGTCACGCCCACGATGGACGAATCGGGCCTGGCGAAGATCAACCTGCACCCGGACGACTGGCGTCAAGCTGAAGACCGCGCGCGCTACCTCGACGCCATGGCGCCCGAGCTGATCGCGGGCGACCCCATCTCGTTTGCCGAGCTGCTGACCCTGCCCATGACGCATAAGCCGGCCGCATTGATGTCCGTTTCGATGATGCTGTTGCCGGGCATGCGCGCGCGCCTGGAACAGCGTTTCGGCTGCCCCGTGCTCGACATCTATTCGCTCAATGAAGTGGGACCCGTGGCCGTGTACGACGAGCAGGCGGGCGGCCACGTGCTGCTGCAGCACCGGCTGTACGTGGAAATCCTCGATAGCGCGGGCCAGCCCGTGCCGGATGGCGCGCGCGGCGAAATCACGGTGACGGGCGGTTTTAACTTTTGCCTGCCGCTGGTGCGCTACCGCACGGGCGACTACGCTTCGCTGGCGCATGGCCCGCACGGTCCCGTGCTGGTGGGCCTGGCGGGCCGCAGCCCTTTGCGCTATCGCACGGTCAACGGCGAGTGGATCAACAATATCGACATCACGCACGCCTTGAAACCGCTGGCCATCGCCCTGTTCGGCGTGCACCAGCATGGCGACGGCAGCGTCGCGCTGCGCCTGGCGCCGGGCGCCATGCCGCAGGCGGATCGGGCGCGCGCCTTGCTCGCGCCTTTTTTCGGCGCCATCGCGGTCGAGACTTTGCTGGCGGAAGACAAGATCATTCAATACACCTCGGATTTGCAGGAAGCAGCAGTATGA
- a CDS encoding AAA family ATPase, which translates to MNRYKRGLVVGKFCPLHLGHELLIQRATDGCEELLVVSYTRPEFPGLEPARRETWLCAQFPQAHIVVLDDARLAALCAARGVPARSLPHNDDEGDAHRHFMGWLCWTVLALPVDAVFTSEDYGPGFAQVLERHYALGAVAHVSVDQARTLVPISGTLVRQDPQAHSAFLSPVVRADLVTRVCVLGGESSGKTTLAAALAAHFDTGWVAEYGRELWESQDGILVYDDLLKIGREQLRREAQALLAARRWLFCDTSPLTTYFYCVEMFGRAEQELAQLAGYRYDLVLLCAPDFPFIQDGTRRDGDFRARQHAWYQAELARRGIAFVNVSGTVADRVGQVAQLLAR; encoded by the coding sequence ATGAACAGATACAAACGGGGTCTGGTCGTGGGCAAATTCTGTCCGCTGCACCTGGGCCATGAGTTATTGATACAGCGCGCCACGGACGGGTGCGAAGAACTGCTGGTGGTCAGCTACACCAGGCCTGAGTTTCCCGGCCTGGAACCGGCGCGCCGGGAAACCTGGCTGTGCGCGCAGTTCCCGCAGGCGCACATCGTGGTGCTCGACGATGCGCGCCTGGCCGCCCTGTGCGCGGCGCGCGGCGTGCCTGCGCGTTCGCTGCCGCACAACGACGACGAGGGCGACGCGCATCGCCACTTCATGGGCTGGCTGTGCTGGACGGTGCTGGCGCTGCCCGTCGATGCGGTGTTTACCAGCGAGGATTACGGTCCCGGCTTTGCGCAGGTGCTGGAAAGGCATTACGCGCTGGGCGCGGTGGCGCACGTCAGCGTGGACCAGGCGAGAACGCTGGTGCCCATATCCGGCACGCTCGTGCGGCAAGACCCGCAGGCGCACAGCGCCTTCCTGTCGCCCGTCGTGCGCGCCGATCTTGTTACGCGCGTGTGCGTGCTGGGGGGCGAATCGAGCGGCAAGACCACCCTGGCCGCCGCGCTGGCAGCGCATTTCGATACCGGCTGGGTAGCCGAGTATGGCCGCGAGCTGTGGGAAAGCCAGGATGGCATTTTGGTGTATGACGATTTGCTGAAGATCGGCCGGGAACAGCTGCGCCGCGAAGCGCAAGCGCTGTTGGCTGCGCGGCGCTGGCTGTTTTGCGACACCTCGCCCCTGACCACGTATTTTTACTGCGTCGAGATGTTCGGCAGGGCCGAGCAGGAACTGGCGCAGCTGGCCGGATATCGTTACGACCTGGTGCTGCTGTGCGCGCCCGACTTTCCCTTCATCCAGGATGGCACGCGCCGCGACGGCGATTTCCGCGCGCGCCAGCATGCGTGGTACCAGGCCGAGCTGGCGCGGCGGGGGATCGCCTTTGTCAATGTGTCGGGCACGGTCGCAGACAGGGTCGGGCAAGTCGCCCAGTTGCTCGCGCGCTAA
- a CDS encoding SDR family NAD(P)-dependent oxidoreductase produces MNAVTTQGTALVTGASSGLGAVYADRLAARGFDLILVARRVERLGVLAKSLAEKYGVAVRAMAADLAAPADLQRVADELAGNPAITMLVNNAGVSTLGAVVDSPREGIAAMDRVNVAALAQLTYAVLPQFKLRNSGTIINIGSVLSFHILPVSTIYSATKGYVMNFTRGLQQELAGTGITVQLVLPASTATEIWELSGVPLAQLDQATIMRAEDCVDAALAGLDQGELVTLPSVENQELWERFDAARLALFAGAMHGKPASRYGLTG; encoded by the coding sequence ATGAATGCAGTTACTACCCAAGGCACGGCCCTCGTCACTGGCGCATCGTCTGGCCTGGGCGCCGTGTACGCGGACCGCCTGGCCGCGCGCGGCTTCGATCTGATCCTGGTGGCGCGCCGGGTCGAGCGCCTGGGCGTGCTGGCCAAGTCGCTGGCGGAAAAGTATGGCGTGGCCGTGCGCGCCATGGCGGCCGACCTGGCCGCACCGGCCGACCTGCAGCGTGTGGCCGATGAACTGGCAGGCAACCCGGCCATCACCATGCTGGTCAATAACGCGGGTGTCTCGACCCTGGGTGCCGTGGTGGACTCGCCGCGCGAGGGCATCGCCGCGATGGACCGGGTCAACGTGGCGGCGCTGGCCCAGCTGACCTACGCCGTGCTGCCTCAATTCAAGCTGCGCAACAGCGGCACCATCATCAACATCGGTTCCGTGCTGTCCTTCCACATCCTGCCGGTCAGCACGATCTACAGCGCCACCAAGGGCTATGTGATGAATTTCACGCGGGGCTTGCAGCAGGAACTGGCCGGCACGGGCATCACGGTGCAGCTGGTGCTGCCCGCATCGACGGCGACGGAAATCTGGGAATTGAGCGGCGTGCCGCTGGCGCAGCTGGACCAGGCCACCATCATGCGCGCGGAAGACTGCGTCGATGCGGCGCTGGCAGGCCTGGACCAGGGCGAGCTGGTGACCTTGCCTTCCGTCGAAAACCAGGAACTGTGGGAGCGCTTCGACGCGGCCCGCCTTGCCCTGTTCGCGGGTGCGATGCACGGCAAGCCGGCATCGCGCTACGGCCTCACTGGCTGA
- a CDS encoding MIP/aquaporin family protein, with protein sequence MHPLFAEFIGTTLLVLLGNGVVANVILQKTKGHNSGLVVIAIGWAMAVFVAVLCTATASGGHLNPVVTVALAVVGKFPWANVPAYVAMQMLGGMMGAFLVWVMYYKHFEATSDGDTKLAVFCTGPAIRGTFGSLASEMIATFVLVFAVLNMAAPSFGLGAMSALPVALLVLGIGVSLGGTTGYAMSPARDFGPRIMHAILPIPGKRDSDWRYAWVPVVGPLLGAVLAALLYNYKF encoded by the coding sequence ATGCATCCTTTATTCGCCGAATTCATCGGCACCACCTTGCTCGTCCTGCTCGGTAATGGCGTGGTCGCCAACGTCATCTTGCAAAAAACCAAGGGCCACAACAGCGGCCTGGTCGTGATCGCCATCGGCTGGGCGATGGCGGTCTTTGTCGCCGTGCTGTGCACCGCCACCGCCAGCGGCGGCCACCTCAATCCGGTGGTCACCGTGGCGCTGGCGGTGGTTGGAAAATTTCCCTGGGCAAATGTCCCCGCCTATGTCGCCATGCAGATGCTCGGCGGCATGATGGGAGCGTTTCTGGTATGGGTCATGTATTACAAACACTTCGAGGCCACCTCCGATGGCGACACCAAGCTGGCGGTCTTTTGCACCGGCCCGGCGATCCGTGGCACCTTCGGCAGCCTGGCTTCCGAAATGATCGCCACCTTCGTTCTCGTGTTTGCCGTGCTGAACATGGCGGCGCCGAGCTTCGGACTGGGGGCCATGAGCGCCTTGCCGGTCGCCCTGCTGGTGCTGGGCATCGGCGTGTCGCTCGGCGGCACCACCGGTTACGCGATGAGCCCGGCGCGCGACTTCGGTCCGCGCATCATGCACGCGATCCTGCCCATCCCGGGCAAGCGCGACAGCGATTGGCGCTATGCCTGGGTGCCGGTCGTCGGCCCGCTGCTGGGCGCCGTCCTGGCGGCACTGCTGTACAACTATAAATTCTAA
- the glpD gene encoding glycerol-3-phosphate dehydrogenase, giving the protein MMQSTIKQLAQQDCDLLIVGGGINGVGIARDAAGRGLRVILCEQHDLAQHTSSASTKLIHGGLRYLEYYEFKLVRKALQERELLLRTAPHIMWPLRFVMPHDAGQRPAWMIRAGLFLYDHLARRAFLPASQGVSLRQHVAGGPLKGDFRKGFVYSDGWVDDARLVVLNALDASERGANILTRTRCAAVRQEGQGWHATLESEQHGRIEVTARAIVNAAGPWTAQFANAASGVSNTHGLRLVKGSHIIVPRLFDHPYAYIFQNQDKRIIFAIPYQDEFTLIGTTDLEYTGAPGKVTISDGEVSYLCEVANRYFTKQIAPSDVVWTYSGVRPLLDDSAQNASAVTRDYLLECDPNTAPFLNIWGGKITTYRKLSEEALAMLQPRLGGNAPDWTASAPLPGGDLQQAGALVEDIDFERFAQQLHAQYPWLPGKLAQRYARCYGTRARRMLGTAKKMTDLGEELTPGVYEQEARYLFEVEWARSAEDILWRRTKCGLYCQPRHVARLEEWIRQMSVPEMST; this is encoded by the coding sequence ATGATGCAATCGACAATCAAGCAGCTAGCGCAACAGGACTGTGATCTTTTAATCGTCGGCGGCGGCATCAACGGCGTCGGTATCGCGCGCGATGCGGCCGGCCGCGGTTTGCGCGTCATCCTGTGCGAGCAGCACGATCTGGCCCAGCACACGTCCTCGGCCAGCACCAAACTGATACACGGCGGCCTGCGTTACCTTGAGTATTACGAATTCAAGCTGGTGCGCAAGGCCTTGCAGGAACGCGAATTGCTGCTGCGCACGGCACCGCACATCATGTGGCCGCTGCGCTTCGTCATGCCGCACGATGCCGGACAACGGCCGGCCTGGATGATCCGTGCCGGACTGTTCCTGTATGACCATCTGGCGCGACGCGCTTTCCTGCCGGCCTCGCAAGGCGTGTCGCTGCGCCAGCACGTGGCGGGCGGCCCGCTGAAAGGCGATTTCCGCAAGGGCTTCGTCTACTCCGACGGCTGGGTGGACGATGCGCGCCTGGTGGTGCTCAATGCGCTCGACGCCAGCGAACGCGGCGCCAACATCCTGACGCGCACCCGCTGCGCGGCGGTACGCCAGGAAGGCCAGGGCTGGCACGCCACGCTGGAGAGCGAGCAGCATGGCCGCATCGAGGTGACGGCGCGCGCCATCGTCAACGCCGCCGGCCCCTGGACCGCGCAATTCGCCAACGCCGCCTCGGGCGTGAGCAATACGCACGGCCTGCGGCTGGTCAAGGGCAGCCACATCATCGTGCCGCGCCTGTTCGATCATCCCTACGCCTATATTTTCCAGAACCAGGACAAACGCATCATCTTCGCCATTCCCTACCAGGACGAGTTCACCCTGATCGGCACCACCGACCTGGAATACACCGGCGCGCCCGGCAAGGTGACGATCAGCGACGGCGAAGTGAGCTACCTGTGCGAGGTGGCCAACCGTTATTTCACCAAACAGATTGCACCAAGCGACGTGGTCTGGACCTATTCCGGGGTACGGCCGCTGCTCGACGACAGCGCGCAAAACGCCTCGGCGGTGACGCGCGACTACCTGCTCGAATGCGACCCGAACACCGCCCCCTTCCTCAATATCTGGGGCGGCAAGATCACCACTTACCGGAAACTGTCGGAAGAAGCACTGGCCATGCTGCAGCCGCGCCTGGGCGGCAATGCGCCGGACTGGACCGCTTCGGCACCCTTGCCGGGCGGCGACCTGCAGCAGGCGGGCGCGCTGGTTGAGGACATCGACTTCGAGCGCTTTGCACAACAACTGCATGCACAGTACCCATGGCTGCCGGGCAAGCTGGCGCAGCGTTATGCGCGCTGTTATGGCACCCGCGCCAGGCGCATGCTCGGCACGGCAAAGAAGATGACGGATCTGGGCGAAGAACTGACGCCCGGCGTGTACGAACAGGAAGCGCGCTATCTGTTCGAGGTGGAATGGGCGCGCAGCGCCGAAGACATCCTTTGGCGCAGAACCAAATGCGGCTTGTACTGCCAGCCGCGGCATGTGGCGCGTCTGGAGGAGTGGATCAGACAGATGTCGGTGCCTGAGATGAGCACTTGA